The DNA window CGGTGTGGCGGGCTACAACGCGCTTGAGTATTTCCAGTCGCGCTACCCGGGCCAGGTCATCGGCATTCGCCAGCGCGATAACTGGCGCCTGCAAGGGGACCACATCCTCCCCTGCAATGCCGAGGATCCGGTGGCCCTCGCGAAACTCTTCGACGAATACCAGTTCCAGAGCGTGCTCGACTGTGCCGGCAACTGCGCGCTGCGGGCCTGCGAGCTCGATCCGGACCTCGCCTGGCGCATCAACGTCGAAGGGGTGCGCAATCTGCTCGACGTGATAGAGAACCGCGGCGTGCGGCTGGTACACCTGTCGATCGACCTGGTGTTTTCTGGCGCGGGCGATGGTGGACACATCGAGGATGACCCGACCGATCCGGTAACGGTCTACGGCCAGACGATGGTCGCCTCCGAGCAACTCCTACAGGCCGCCATGCCCGGGGCGTGCATCCTGCGCATCTCGTTGCCCATGGGCGTCAGCTTCAACGGACACGCCGGCGCCATCGACTGGATTCAATCGCGCTTCAAAAAAGGGCGGCCGGCCACGCTCTATTACGACGAAGTTCGCACGCCTCACTACACCGACTGCTTGAACGAGTTGTGCGAGGTGGTGCTAGCGAATGACCTGGCCGGGCTCTATCACGCCGGCGGTCCGCGACCCATGACGCTTTACAATATCGCGCAAGTTATCAACCGCGTCGGCGGATATCCGCCCGAGTGTCTCATGGGCTGCCTGCGCGTCGAGGCCGGGCCGATTCCGCCGCGGGCCGGGAACGTATCGATGGATTGCTCGAAGCTCGTCGCGGCCTTGGGCTACGAGCCGTTCGATCCCTGGCCGCTCGACGAGGCCTTCGTGCCGACCCATCCCGAGTGGCACTACGAGCGCCACGGAGAACCCGGCTCGTTCGAGCTGCTATCACGCGTGCTCTATCGCAATCCGCGGCGGCGCTAGCACGGGCCTCGTCCAGCGAGCGCGCGTTCGCGCCCGCTGCTATTGTCGCTTTCAGGCGTTTCTGATAGCACTCGCTGCCCGTCACTGTGAGAACCACGGGCGCCCCGGGTGGCTCGTCCATCAGCGCGGCAGGCAGGAGCCACTCTGCACTTGTTTATCGTGAGACCGTATTCGCGTGCGCGCCAGTCCCTCAGCAGAACTCGTCGATTTGCTCACTCGCCTGAAGCTGGCTACGCCGGGCCAGCTGCGCGCCGCGTATCGTCCTGCGCGGCGGTTGGCCAAGGACTTGGCGCTTTTCGATTCGGTATGGGTCGACGCGCTCGTGCAAACGCGCGTATTGACCCCCTACCAGGCAAAACAAATCAACTGCGGGCTTGGCGATGACTTACGCGTGGGGCCGTTCGTGCTTGTTGCTCCGTTGCCGCGAACCACGGCGGGCCACTGTTACCGCGCGCGCGATGTGCTAAGCGGCCGCATCGTGCGACTCATCGTGCTCGAACCTGTCGATAACCCCACGGGAGTGCTGGCCCGCATCGAGGATTTGATCAAGACGCACGCCGCGATTCAGTCACCGCACCTGGCGAGAATCGAACGCTGCGGCCGCGCTGGCGAGCGAATTTGGATCGCCTCGGCCGACACGTCGGGACGAACCGCCAAAGATTGGCTTGTGCGCGGCGGACGGATGCCCGCGGGCGTGGTGCTGGAGATCGCGCGGCAGATGGCCGCGACTCTCACGATTTGTGAGGCAGCCGGCCTGATACACGGCGACATTTCGATCGAGCAGTTGGTTCTCGATCCGCTGGGCCTGGTGCTGCTGCTCGATGGCGGACTGCCGTCACTCCTGCACCCGGTCGAGCACCGTGCCGTCGAGAACCGCGACGGCGAGCAACTGTCGCCCGCGGTTGTCGATTATCTTTCGCCCGAACGCGCCGCCGGTGGCATCGCCCCCACCGCTACGAGCGACATCTTTGCTTGCGGAGCGCTGTGGTGGCACCTGCTCGCCGGGCGGGCACCGTTTTCGGGTGCGACGGTCGCGGACCGGCGCCGCGCGGCATGCTCGACACGAATTCGCGATATTCATCCGATCGCGCCCGATGCGCCGCGCAGGCTCGTCGAAGCGATCGCCAGCGCGACCGAACCGGCGCCGGATCGGCGTCCGCCATCCTTTGCGGCACTCTTGGATTTGCTCGGCCCGCCGAGCGATCGTGGCCAGGCGCGGGTGGCGCGTTACGCGGCCCGGGGCGCTTCGCCTCCGGAGCGGTTGATCCGTCACATTCGCACCATCCGCCGTTCACCGAACCTGCCGACCTGGGCCACGGCCGTCGCGGGCGTGATGCTGGCGCTGGCCATCGGTAGTTGGCCGCTGTGGACAAGTCTGCTCGTTGAGGATGCGCCGGTTCAGCCACGACCGGCATCGCAAGTTGCCACGGCGCCACGACCAGAAAACACGCCCAATCAAAAAGCCAGCGGGGCAAGGGACGGGGTTGCGCCGCGGCCGAAGACGTTCGCCGACACGGGTGACGTGACACCCGTTCCCGAGCTTGCGCCCTCGGAGCCGGCTCCGGTCGTGCGCACATCGGTGACGCAGCCCGTCCCCTCGGGCCCGACAGGGACGCGTCAGGCCGTGTCGCGTGAATTCGTGCTCTCGGCGGCGCGTCCCGTGCCATGGTCACAGGTTCGTCCCATGCCGGGCCAGGTCGTCCGATCGCGGGAGGGAGAGCGCGCCAAGATTCTGCTCCCTGCCAACGGCGCCATGCTGACCACCGAGAATGTGCGCTTCGAGGACGTCGATTTCGTCATCGAGCAACCCTCGGCGACAACAACGGCGATGCTTGGCGTGGCGGCCCGCACTTCGAGCTTTCTCAGATGCTCGATGCAAGTCGTGGCCGAGTCGGGCCGGCCGCCAGCGGCAATCACCTGGCGCCCGAGCGACGGCACAGAGGCTGCCCAAGTTGCGGCACCGCGCCTGACGCTGCGCGAGTGCGTGCTGTCAGGCGTCGGCGATTGTGTTCGCTGCGCGGCGCCCACGGTTGCCACGATCGAGCTCGCCGACACGCTTTTTCTGGGCGCGAGTGCCCTGGTCGCGATTGAAGCGTCGAGCGATGTTGCCCAGGCGATCAGCGTGAAGCTCGAACATTGCACGGTTCGCGGTGGCGCGGGCGTCGTCGAGTGGCAACCGCCGCGCGACTTGTCATCGGGTGATCGACTCACGGTGGTGGCCAATGCTTGCGTCTTCGATCTCGATGTCGGCGGCGCGGTTCTGATCGTCGACGGCGGCAAGCCCTCCGCGGAGCTGTTTCAAGCCATCGCCTGGCAGGGTGCAGGCTCGATTCTCGCTCCCAGGATTCCCCTGGTACGCTGCCGGCAACCGGACGGAACGTTGCGACCGCCCACCGAACGACGGATGGAAATCGAAGGGCTGGTGCGCAGCGAAATGGGTTTTGCGGGGGATCGGGCCGAGGGGCCCGACGCCTCGCGCCTCGTGCGCTGGAAGGTCCCGTTGCGCTCGGCAACACCGCCGGGCATTGGCGACATGTCATTACCGCTGCCGAAGTTGCGCTAGACGCCCCGAGTGATCGCTGGCGATTTTCCCCGAATCGAATTTGACCACCCCCGGAACGCGCACTAGTGTTCCTTTCGGAGACGCCGCAACCACACTTCTTTCGCGGGTGCGTCTTCACACTGCGCGGCTGGACGCCGGGAGGGCCAGCCATGACTTTCATCCGTCGATTCCTGCGCGATTCCGAAGCGACGACATCCGTCGAATACGCCGTTATGCTGGCCATGATCATCGCCAGCGTGATCGCGGCCGTCGGAGCGGTCGGCGCTCAATCGGGCGGACTGTGGTCCAACATTCAGGGCGGCCTGAACGCAGCGGGCTTCGGTTCGTAGTAGGGGCACTCTGAGGCCACGACATTTCATCGGTGGCACGCACTAAGACCGCGCGTGATGCGCGACCTGCCGAACGATCTTCGCAGTCGGCGGTGCATTACGACGCACGCCGTGTCCGCTCGAAGAGCAACAACGCCGCCACGGTCTTGGCGTCTTCGACTTCGCCGCGCTCGATCATGGCCAGAATCTCGGTAAGCGGCATGACCTGCGTCGCGATCTGCTCGCCGAACTCCAGCCTGGTTGGCCCGGGCGATAAACCGCTCGCCACGAAGATGTGCATCCGTTCGCGCAAGATG is part of the Pirellulales bacterium genome and encodes:
- a CDS encoding protein kinase, yielding MRASPSAELVDLLTRLKLATPGQLRAAYRPARRLAKDLALFDSVWVDALVQTRVLTPYQAKQINCGLGDDLRVGPFVLVAPLPRTTAGHCYRARDVLSGRIVRLIVLEPVDNPTGVLARIEDLIKTHAAIQSPHLARIERCGRAGERIWIASADTSGRTAKDWLVRGGRMPAGVVLEIARQMAATLTICEAAGLIHGDISIEQLVLDPLGLVLLLDGGLPSLLHPVEHRAVENRDGEQLSPAVVDYLSPERAAGGIAPTATSDIFACGALWWHLLAGRAPFSGATVADRRRAACSTRIRDIHPIAPDAPRRLVEAIASATEPAPDRRPPSFAALLDLLGPPSDRGQARVARYAARGASPPERLIRHIRTIRRSPNLPTWATAVAGVMLALAIGSWPLWTSLLVEDAPVQPRPASQVATAPRPENTPNQKASGARDGVAPRPKTFADTGDVTPVPELAPSEPAPVVRTSVTQPVPSGPTGTRQAVSREFVLSAARPVPWSQVRPMPGQVVRSREGERAKILLPANGAMLTTENVRFEDVDFVIEQPSATTTAMLGVAARTSSFLRCSMQVVAESGRPPAAITWRPSDGTEAAQVAAPRLTLRECVLSGVGDCVRCAAPTVATIELADTLFLGASALVAIEASSDVAQAISVKLEHCTVRGGAGVVEWQPPRDLSSGDRLTVVANACVFDLDVGGAVLIVDGGKPSAELFQAIAWQGAGSILAPRIPLVRCRQPDGTLRPPTERRMEIEGLVRSEMGFAGDRAEGPDASRLVRWKVPLRSATPPGIGDMSLPLPKLR
- a CDS encoding SDR family oxidoreductase yields the protein MFLRSQPIAEPPLPLLITGVAGVAGYNALEYFQSRYPGQVIGIRQRDNWRLQGDHILPCNAEDPVALAKLFDEYQFQSVLDCAGNCALRACELDPDLAWRINVEGVRNLLDVIENRGVRLVHLSIDLVFSGAGDGGHIEDDPTDPVTVYGQTMVASEQLLQAAMPGACILRISLPMGVSFNGHAGAIDWIQSRFKKGRPATLYYDEVRTPHYTDCLNELCEVVLANDLAGLYHAGGPRPMTLYNIAQVINRVGGYPPECLMGCLRVEAGPIPPRAGNVSMDCSKLVAALGYEPFDPWPLDEAFVPTHPEWHYERHGEPGSFELLSRVLYRNPRRR
- a CDS encoding Flp family type IVb pilin, which encodes MTFIRRFLRDSEATTSVEYAVMLAMIIASVIAAVGAVGAQSGGLWSNIQGGLNAAGFGS